The Camelus dromedarius isolate mCamDro1 chromosome 1, mCamDro1.pat, whole genome shotgun sequence genome has a window encoding:
- the HNRNPDL gene encoding heterogeneous nuclear ribonucleoprotein D-like isoform X2, giving the protein MEVPPRLSHVPPPLFPSAPATLASRSLSHWRPRAPRQLAPLLPSLAPSAARQGARRAQRHVTAQQPSRLAGGAAIKGGRRRRPDLFRRHFKSSSIQRSAAAAAATRTARQQPPADNAATMEDMNEYSNIEEFAEGSKINASKNQQDDGKMFIGGLSWDTSKKDLTEYLSRFGEVVDCTIKTDPVTGRSRGFGFVLFKDAASVDKVLELKEHKLDGKLIDPKRAKALKGKEPPKKVFVGGLSPDTSEEQIKEYFGAFGEIENIELPMDTKTNERRGFCFITYTDEEPVKKLLESRYHQIGSGKVRAKTGTKDLITIMIKDMEITIVPMVVIKTIVAMAAMIILGITMGTMDMDRDMQTTVANRALMARHLEGVAITKTTTSHTKGEHWRKQRELHCRPCVTLTTSISGGRTLRAERKAYTRKRCPVEEIAKVTRLAGRH; this is encoded by the exons ATGGAGGTCCCGCCCCGGCTTTCCCATGTGCCGCCGCCATTGTTCCCCTCCGCTCCCGCTACTTTAGCCTCCCGCAGCCTCTCCCATTGGCGGCCGCGGGCGCCGCGGCAGCTCGCCCCGCTCCTCCCTTCGCTCGCTCCCAGCGCCGCCCGGCAGGGGGCGCGGCGCGCCCAGCGCCACGTCACCGCCCAGCAGCCCTCCCGATTGGCGGGCGGGGCGGCTATAAAGGGAGGGCGCAGGCGGCGCCCGGATCTCTTCCGCCGCCATTTTAAATCCAGCTCCATACAACGctccgccgccgctgctgccgcgACTCGAACTGCGCGCCAGCAACCCCCGGCCGACAACGCCGCCACCATGGAGGACATGAACGAATACAGCAACATAGAGGAATTCGCAGAGGGGTCCAAGATCAACGCGAGCAAGAATCAGCAGGATGACGG taaaatgttTATTGGAGGCTTGAGCTGGGATACAAGCAAGAAAGATCTGACTGAGTATTTGTCTCGATTTGGGGAAGTTGTAGACTGCACAATTAAAACAGATCCTGTCACTGGAAGATCAAGAGGATTTGGATTTGTGCTTTTCAAAGATGCTGCTAGTGTTGATAAG GTTTTGGAACTGAAAGAACACAAACTGGATGGCAAATTGATAGACCCTAAAAGGGCCAAAGCTTTAAAAGGAAAGGAACCCCCAAAAAAGGTTTTTGTGGGTGGACTGAGCCCAGATACTTCTgaagaacaaattaaagaatattttggaGCCTTTGGAGAG ATTGAAAATATTGAACTTCCcatggatacaaaaacaaatgaaagaagaggATTTTGTTTTATTACGTATACAGATGAAGAGCCAGTAAAGAAATTGTTAGAAAGCAGATATCATCAAATTGGTTCTGGGAAG GTCAGGGCCAAAACTGGAACCAAGGATTTAATAACTATTATGATCAAGGATATGGAAATTACAATAGTGCCTATGGTGGTGATCAAAACTATAGTGGCTATGGCGGCTATGATTATACTGGGTATAACTATGGGAACTATGGATATGGACAGGGATATGCAGACTACAGTG GCCAACAGAGCACTTATGGCAAGGCATCTCGAGGGGGTGGCAATCACCAAAACAACTACCAGCCATACTAAAGGAGAACATTGGAGAAAACAG CGGGAACTTCATTGCAGGCCGTGTGTCACCCTGACCACGTCTATCTCTGGGGGTCGCACGTTGCGGGCAGAGCGCAAGGCATACACCAGAAAACGCTGTCCTGTG gaggAGATTGCTAAAGTAACCCGTCTTGCAGGACGACATTGA
- the HNRNPDL gene encoding heterogeneous nuclear ribonucleoprotein D-like isoform X7, translated as MEVPPRLSHVPPPLFPSAPATLASRSLSHWRPRAPRQLAPLLPSLAPSAARQGARRAQRHVTAQQPSRLAGGAAIKGGRRRRPDLFRRHFKSSSIQRSAAAAAATRTARQQPPADNAATMEDMNEYSNIEEFAEGSKINASKNQQDDGKMFIGGLSWDTSKKDLTEYLSRFGEVVDCTIKTDPVTGRSRGFGFVLFKDAASVDKVLELKEHKLDGKLIDPKRAKALKGKEPPKKVFVGGLSPDTSEEQIKEYFGAFGEIENIELPMDTKTNERRGFCFITYTDEEPVKKLLESRYHQIGSGKANRALMARHLEGVAITKTTTSHTKGEHWRKQEEIAKVTRLAGRH; from the exons ATGGAGGTCCCGCCCCGGCTTTCCCATGTGCCGCCGCCATTGTTCCCCTCCGCTCCCGCTACTTTAGCCTCCCGCAGCCTCTCCCATTGGCGGCCGCGGGCGCCGCGGCAGCTCGCCCCGCTCCTCCCTTCGCTCGCTCCCAGCGCCGCCCGGCAGGGGGCGCGGCGCGCCCAGCGCCACGTCACCGCCCAGCAGCCCTCCCGATTGGCGGGCGGGGCGGCTATAAAGGGAGGGCGCAGGCGGCGCCCGGATCTCTTCCGCCGCCATTTTAAATCCAGCTCCATACAACGctccgccgccgctgctgccgcgACTCGAACTGCGCGCCAGCAACCCCCGGCCGACAACGCCGCCACCATGGAGGACATGAACGAATACAGCAACATAGAGGAATTCGCAGAGGGGTCCAAGATCAACGCGAGCAAGAATCAGCAGGATGACGG taaaatgttTATTGGAGGCTTGAGCTGGGATACAAGCAAGAAAGATCTGACTGAGTATTTGTCTCGATTTGGGGAAGTTGTAGACTGCACAATTAAAACAGATCCTGTCACTGGAAGATCAAGAGGATTTGGATTTGTGCTTTTCAAAGATGCTGCTAGTGTTGATAAG GTTTTGGAACTGAAAGAACACAAACTGGATGGCAAATTGATAGACCCTAAAAGGGCCAAAGCTTTAAAAGGAAAGGAACCCCCAAAAAAGGTTTTTGTGGGTGGACTGAGCCCAGATACTTCTgaagaacaaattaaagaatattttggaGCCTTTGGAGAG ATTGAAAATATTGAACTTCCcatggatacaaaaacaaatgaaagaagaggATTTTGTTTTATTACGTATACAGATGAAGAGCCAGTAAAGAAATTGTTAGAAAGCAGATATCATCAAATTGGTTCTGGGAAG GCCAACAGAGCACTTATGGCAAGGCATCTCGAGGGGGTGGCAATCACCAAAACAACTACCAGCCATACTAAAGGAGAACATTGGAGAAAACAG gaggAGATTGCTAAAGTAACCCGTCTTGCAGGACGACATTGA
- the HNRNPDL gene encoding heterogeneous nuclear ribonucleoprotein D-like isoform X6 — MEVPPRLSHVPPPLFPSAPATLASRSLSHWRPRAPRQLAPLLPSLAPSAARQGARRAQRHVTAQQPSRLAGGAAIKGGRRRRPDLFRRHFKSSSIQRSAAAAAATRTARQQPPADNAATMEDMNEYSNIEEFAEGSKINASKNQQDDGKMFIGGLSWDTSKKDLTEYLSRFGEVVDCTIKTDPVTGRSRGFGFVLFKDAASVDKVLELKEHKLDGKLIDPKRAKALKGKEPPKKVFVGGLSPDTSEEQIKEYFGAFGEIENIELPMDTKTNERRGFCFITYTDEEPVKKLLESRYHQIGSGKCEIKVAQPKEVYRQQQQQQKGGRGAAAGGRGGTRGRGRGQQSTYGKASRGGGNHQNNYQPY, encoded by the exons ATGGAGGTCCCGCCCCGGCTTTCCCATGTGCCGCCGCCATTGTTCCCCTCCGCTCCCGCTACTTTAGCCTCCCGCAGCCTCTCCCATTGGCGGCCGCGGGCGCCGCGGCAGCTCGCCCCGCTCCTCCCTTCGCTCGCTCCCAGCGCCGCCCGGCAGGGGGCGCGGCGCGCCCAGCGCCACGTCACCGCCCAGCAGCCCTCCCGATTGGCGGGCGGGGCGGCTATAAAGGGAGGGCGCAGGCGGCGCCCGGATCTCTTCCGCCGCCATTTTAAATCCAGCTCCATACAACGctccgccgccgctgctgccgcgACTCGAACTGCGCGCCAGCAACCCCCGGCCGACAACGCCGCCACCATGGAGGACATGAACGAATACAGCAACATAGAGGAATTCGCAGAGGGGTCCAAGATCAACGCGAGCAAGAATCAGCAGGATGACGG taaaatgttTATTGGAGGCTTGAGCTGGGATACAAGCAAGAAAGATCTGACTGAGTATTTGTCTCGATTTGGGGAAGTTGTAGACTGCACAATTAAAACAGATCCTGTCACTGGAAGATCAAGAGGATTTGGATTTGTGCTTTTCAAAGATGCTGCTAGTGTTGATAAG GTTTTGGAACTGAAAGAACACAAACTGGATGGCAAATTGATAGACCCTAAAAGGGCCAAAGCTTTAAAAGGAAAGGAACCCCCAAAAAAGGTTTTTGTGGGTGGACTGAGCCCAGATACTTCTgaagaacaaattaaagaatattttggaGCCTTTGGAGAG ATTGAAAATATTGAACTTCCcatggatacaaaaacaaatgaaagaagaggATTTTGTTTTATTACGTATACAGATGAAGAGCCAGTAAAGAAATTGTTAGAAAGCAGATATCATCAAATTGGTTCTGGGAAG tGTGAAATTAAAGTTGCTCAGCCCAAAGAGGTATATAggcagcaacagcaacaacaaaaaggagGTAGAGGTGCTGCAGCTGGTGGACGAGGTGGTACTAGGGGTCGTGGACGAG GCCAACAGAGCACTTATGGCAAGGCATCTCGAGGGGGTGGCAATCACCAAAACAACTACCAGCCATACTAA
- the HNRNPDL gene encoding heterogeneous nuclear ribonucleoprotein D-like isoform X1, which translates to MEVPPRLSHVPPPLFPSAPATLASRSLSHWRPRAPRQLAPLLPSLAPSAARQGARRAQRHVTAQQPSRLAGGAAIKGGRRRRPDLFRRHFKSSSIQRSAAAAAATRTARQQPPADNAATMEDMNEYSNIEEFAEGSKINASKNQQDDGKMFIGGLSWDTSKKDLTEYLSRFGEVVDCTIKTDPVTGRSRGFGFVLFKDAASVDKVLELKEHKLDGKLIDPKRAKALKGKEPPKKVFVGGLSPDTSEEQIKEYFGAFGEIENIELPMDTKTNERRGFCFITYTDEEPVKKLLESRYHQIGSGKVRAKTGTKDLITIMIKDMEITIVPMVVIKTIVAMAAMIILGITMGTMDMDRDMQTTVANRALMARHLEGVAITKTTTSHTKGEHWRKQRELHCRPCVTLTTSISGGRTLRAERKAYTRKRCPVVWSLPTSCTSVKIKVENFRLWLLF; encoded by the exons ATGGAGGTCCCGCCCCGGCTTTCCCATGTGCCGCCGCCATTGTTCCCCTCCGCTCCCGCTACTTTAGCCTCCCGCAGCCTCTCCCATTGGCGGCCGCGGGCGCCGCGGCAGCTCGCCCCGCTCCTCCCTTCGCTCGCTCCCAGCGCCGCCCGGCAGGGGGCGCGGCGCGCCCAGCGCCACGTCACCGCCCAGCAGCCCTCCCGATTGGCGGGCGGGGCGGCTATAAAGGGAGGGCGCAGGCGGCGCCCGGATCTCTTCCGCCGCCATTTTAAATCCAGCTCCATACAACGctccgccgccgctgctgccgcgACTCGAACTGCGCGCCAGCAACCCCCGGCCGACAACGCCGCCACCATGGAGGACATGAACGAATACAGCAACATAGAGGAATTCGCAGAGGGGTCCAAGATCAACGCGAGCAAGAATCAGCAGGATGACGG taaaatgttTATTGGAGGCTTGAGCTGGGATACAAGCAAGAAAGATCTGACTGAGTATTTGTCTCGATTTGGGGAAGTTGTAGACTGCACAATTAAAACAGATCCTGTCACTGGAAGATCAAGAGGATTTGGATTTGTGCTTTTCAAAGATGCTGCTAGTGTTGATAAG GTTTTGGAACTGAAAGAACACAAACTGGATGGCAAATTGATAGACCCTAAAAGGGCCAAAGCTTTAAAAGGAAAGGAACCCCCAAAAAAGGTTTTTGTGGGTGGACTGAGCCCAGATACTTCTgaagaacaaattaaagaatattttggaGCCTTTGGAGAG ATTGAAAATATTGAACTTCCcatggatacaaaaacaaatgaaagaagaggATTTTGTTTTATTACGTATACAGATGAAGAGCCAGTAAAGAAATTGTTAGAAAGCAGATATCATCAAATTGGTTCTGGGAAG GTCAGGGCCAAAACTGGAACCAAGGATTTAATAACTATTATGATCAAGGATATGGAAATTACAATAGTGCCTATGGTGGTGATCAAAACTATAGTGGCTATGGCGGCTATGATTATACTGGGTATAACTATGGGAACTATGGATATGGACAGGGATATGCAGACTACAGTG GCCAACAGAGCACTTATGGCAAGGCATCTCGAGGGGGTGGCAATCACCAAAACAACTACCAGCCATACTAAAGGAGAACATTGGAGAAAACAG CGGGAACTTCATTGCAGGCCGTGTGTCACCCTGACCACGTCTATCTCTGGGGGTCGCACGTTGCGGGCAGAGCGCAAGGCATACACCAGAAAACGCTGTCCTGTGGTATGGTCTCTTCCAACTTCATGTACCAGCGTAAAGATTAAAGTGGAAAACTTCAGACTTTggcttcttttttaa
- the HNRNPDL gene encoding heterogeneous nuclear ribonucleoprotein D-like isoform X3 — MEVPPRLSHVPPPLFPSAPATLASRSLSHWRPRAPRQLAPLLPSLAPSAARQGARRAQRHVTAQQPSRLAGGAAIKGGRRRRPDLFRRHFKSSSIQRSAAAAAATRTARQQPPADNAATMEDMNEYSNIEEFAEGSKINASKNQQDDGKMFIGGLSWDTSKKDLTEYLSRFGEVVDCTIKTDPVTGRSRGFGFVLFKDAASVDKVLELKEHKLDGKLIDPKRAKALKGKEPPKKVFVGGLSPDTSEEQIKEYFGAFGEIENIELPMDTKTNERRGFCFITYTDEEPVKKLLESRYHQIGSGKCEIKVAQPKEVYRQQQQQQKGGRGAAAGGRGGTRGRGRGQGQNWNQGFNNYYDQGYGNYNSAYGGDQNYSGYGGYDYTGYNYGNYGYGQGYADYSGQQSTYGKASRGGGNHQNNYQPY; from the exons ATGGAGGTCCCGCCCCGGCTTTCCCATGTGCCGCCGCCATTGTTCCCCTCCGCTCCCGCTACTTTAGCCTCCCGCAGCCTCTCCCATTGGCGGCCGCGGGCGCCGCGGCAGCTCGCCCCGCTCCTCCCTTCGCTCGCTCCCAGCGCCGCCCGGCAGGGGGCGCGGCGCGCCCAGCGCCACGTCACCGCCCAGCAGCCCTCCCGATTGGCGGGCGGGGCGGCTATAAAGGGAGGGCGCAGGCGGCGCCCGGATCTCTTCCGCCGCCATTTTAAATCCAGCTCCATACAACGctccgccgccgctgctgccgcgACTCGAACTGCGCGCCAGCAACCCCCGGCCGACAACGCCGCCACCATGGAGGACATGAACGAATACAGCAACATAGAGGAATTCGCAGAGGGGTCCAAGATCAACGCGAGCAAGAATCAGCAGGATGACGG taaaatgttTATTGGAGGCTTGAGCTGGGATACAAGCAAGAAAGATCTGACTGAGTATTTGTCTCGATTTGGGGAAGTTGTAGACTGCACAATTAAAACAGATCCTGTCACTGGAAGATCAAGAGGATTTGGATTTGTGCTTTTCAAAGATGCTGCTAGTGTTGATAAG GTTTTGGAACTGAAAGAACACAAACTGGATGGCAAATTGATAGACCCTAAAAGGGCCAAAGCTTTAAAAGGAAAGGAACCCCCAAAAAAGGTTTTTGTGGGTGGACTGAGCCCAGATACTTCTgaagaacaaattaaagaatattttggaGCCTTTGGAGAG ATTGAAAATATTGAACTTCCcatggatacaaaaacaaatgaaagaagaggATTTTGTTTTATTACGTATACAGATGAAGAGCCAGTAAAGAAATTGTTAGAAAGCAGATATCATCAAATTGGTTCTGGGAAG tGTGAAATTAAAGTTGCTCAGCCCAAAGAGGTATATAggcagcaacagcaacaacaaaaaggagGTAGAGGTGCTGCAGCTGGTGGACGAGGTGGTACTAGGGGTCGTGGACGAG GTCAGGGCCAAAACTGGAACCAAGGATTTAATAACTATTATGATCAAGGATATGGAAATTACAATAGTGCCTATGGTGGTGATCAAAACTATAGTGGCTATGGCGGCTATGATTATACTGGGTATAACTATGGGAACTATGGATATGGACAGGGATATGCAGACTACAGTG GCCAACAGAGCACTTATGGCAAGGCATCTCGAGGGGGTGGCAATCACCAAAACAACTACCAGCCATACTAA
- the HNRNPDL gene encoding heterogeneous nuclear ribonucleoprotein D-like isoform X5, producing MEVPPRLSHVPPPLFPSAPATLASRSLSHWRPRAPRQLAPLLPSLAPSAARQGARRAQRHVTAQQPSRLAGGAAIKGGRRRRPDLFRRHFKSSSIQRSAAAAAATRTARQQPPADNAATMEDMNEYSNIEEFAEGSKINASKNQQDDGKMFIGGLSWDTSKKDLTEYLSRFGEVVDCTIKTDPVTGRSRGFGFVLFKDAASVDKVLELKEHKLDGKLIDPKRAKALKGKEPPKKVFVGGLSPDTSEEQIKEYFGAFGEIENIELPMDTKTNERRGFCFITYTDEEPVKKLLESRYHQIGSGKANRALMARHLEGVAITKTTTSHTKGEHWRKQRELHCRPCVTLTTSISGGRTLRAERKAYTRKRCPVVWSLPTSCTSVKIKVENFRLWLLF from the exons ATGGAGGTCCCGCCCCGGCTTTCCCATGTGCCGCCGCCATTGTTCCCCTCCGCTCCCGCTACTTTAGCCTCCCGCAGCCTCTCCCATTGGCGGCCGCGGGCGCCGCGGCAGCTCGCCCCGCTCCTCCCTTCGCTCGCTCCCAGCGCCGCCCGGCAGGGGGCGCGGCGCGCCCAGCGCCACGTCACCGCCCAGCAGCCCTCCCGATTGGCGGGCGGGGCGGCTATAAAGGGAGGGCGCAGGCGGCGCCCGGATCTCTTCCGCCGCCATTTTAAATCCAGCTCCATACAACGctccgccgccgctgctgccgcgACTCGAACTGCGCGCCAGCAACCCCCGGCCGACAACGCCGCCACCATGGAGGACATGAACGAATACAGCAACATAGAGGAATTCGCAGAGGGGTCCAAGATCAACGCGAGCAAGAATCAGCAGGATGACGG taaaatgttTATTGGAGGCTTGAGCTGGGATACAAGCAAGAAAGATCTGACTGAGTATTTGTCTCGATTTGGGGAAGTTGTAGACTGCACAATTAAAACAGATCCTGTCACTGGAAGATCAAGAGGATTTGGATTTGTGCTTTTCAAAGATGCTGCTAGTGTTGATAAG GTTTTGGAACTGAAAGAACACAAACTGGATGGCAAATTGATAGACCCTAAAAGGGCCAAAGCTTTAAAAGGAAAGGAACCCCCAAAAAAGGTTTTTGTGGGTGGACTGAGCCCAGATACTTCTgaagaacaaattaaagaatattttggaGCCTTTGGAGAG ATTGAAAATATTGAACTTCCcatggatacaaaaacaaatgaaagaagaggATTTTGTTTTATTACGTATACAGATGAAGAGCCAGTAAAGAAATTGTTAGAAAGCAGATATCATCAAATTGGTTCTGGGAAG GCCAACAGAGCACTTATGGCAAGGCATCTCGAGGGGGTGGCAATCACCAAAACAACTACCAGCCATACTAAAGGAGAACATTGGAGAAAACAG CGGGAACTTCATTGCAGGCCGTGTGTCACCCTGACCACGTCTATCTCTGGGGGTCGCACGTTGCGGGCAGAGCGCAAGGCATACACCAGAAAACGCTGTCCTGTGGTATGGTCTCTTCCAACTTCATGTACCAGCGTAAAGATTAAAGTGGAAAACTTCAGACTTTggcttcttttttaa
- the HNRNPDL gene encoding heterogeneous nuclear ribonucleoprotein D-like isoform X4, with translation MEVPPRLSHVPPPLFPSAPATLASRSLSHWRPRAPRQLAPLLPSLAPSAARQGARRAQRHVTAQQPSRLAGGAAIKGGRRRRPDLFRRHFKSSSIQRSAAAAAATRTARQQPPADNAATMEDMNEYSNIEEFAEGSKINASKNQQDDGKMFIGGLSWDTSKKDLTEYLSRFGEVVDCTIKTDPVTGRSRGFGFVLFKDAASVDKVLELKEHKLDGKLIDPKRAKALKGKEPPKKVFVGGLSPDTSEEQIKEYFGAFGEIENIELPMDTKTNERRGFCFITYTDEEPVKKLLESRYHQIGSGKVRAKTGTKDLITIMIKDMEITIVPMVVIKTIVAMAAMIILGITMGTMDMDRDMQTTVANRALMARHLEGVAITKTTTSHTKGEHWRKQEEIAKVTRLAGRH, from the exons ATGGAGGTCCCGCCCCGGCTTTCCCATGTGCCGCCGCCATTGTTCCCCTCCGCTCCCGCTACTTTAGCCTCCCGCAGCCTCTCCCATTGGCGGCCGCGGGCGCCGCGGCAGCTCGCCCCGCTCCTCCCTTCGCTCGCTCCCAGCGCCGCCCGGCAGGGGGCGCGGCGCGCCCAGCGCCACGTCACCGCCCAGCAGCCCTCCCGATTGGCGGGCGGGGCGGCTATAAAGGGAGGGCGCAGGCGGCGCCCGGATCTCTTCCGCCGCCATTTTAAATCCAGCTCCATACAACGctccgccgccgctgctgccgcgACTCGAACTGCGCGCCAGCAACCCCCGGCCGACAACGCCGCCACCATGGAGGACATGAACGAATACAGCAACATAGAGGAATTCGCAGAGGGGTCCAAGATCAACGCGAGCAAGAATCAGCAGGATGACGG taaaatgttTATTGGAGGCTTGAGCTGGGATACAAGCAAGAAAGATCTGACTGAGTATTTGTCTCGATTTGGGGAAGTTGTAGACTGCACAATTAAAACAGATCCTGTCACTGGAAGATCAAGAGGATTTGGATTTGTGCTTTTCAAAGATGCTGCTAGTGTTGATAAG GTTTTGGAACTGAAAGAACACAAACTGGATGGCAAATTGATAGACCCTAAAAGGGCCAAAGCTTTAAAAGGAAAGGAACCCCCAAAAAAGGTTTTTGTGGGTGGACTGAGCCCAGATACTTCTgaagaacaaattaaagaatattttggaGCCTTTGGAGAG ATTGAAAATATTGAACTTCCcatggatacaaaaacaaatgaaagaagaggATTTTGTTTTATTACGTATACAGATGAAGAGCCAGTAAAGAAATTGTTAGAAAGCAGATATCATCAAATTGGTTCTGGGAAG GTCAGGGCCAAAACTGGAACCAAGGATTTAATAACTATTATGATCAAGGATATGGAAATTACAATAGTGCCTATGGTGGTGATCAAAACTATAGTGGCTATGGCGGCTATGATTATACTGGGTATAACTATGGGAACTATGGATATGGACAGGGATATGCAGACTACAGTG GCCAACAGAGCACTTATGGCAAGGCATCTCGAGGGGGTGGCAATCACCAAAACAACTACCAGCCATACTAAAGGAGAACATTGGAGAAAACAG gaggAGATTGCTAAAGTAACCCGTCTTGCAGGACGACATTGA